Genomic segment of Dermacentor albipictus isolate Rhodes 1998 colony chromosome 5, USDA_Dalb.pri_finalv2, whole genome shotgun sequence:
GTGCCTTGAAAAGTAAATCACTTGACAAGAATCAGCTAACCTTGCTAAAGAATGCCAATATTAATCAAAACTGCAGTGGTAACCAAACCTACACTCAAGCTTCGTCACTACAGGACTACATCGGTCACAACAGTAACCTTTATGAAGACTCTAAAGCGTTTTCAATTCTTTTCAGTGGCTCACACACATCTACATGTGATATCTTTTTCAACCTCTCCCATTTTTTCCCCCTGCAAATAGCATTCAAAGAGGGCATTTCGTTGCACATCTTGCAACCTGGCAATGCTAAAAAACAGAAGTGAAAGTTACTGAATAAATACAAGCTCTTGCATGCGTGCAGACAACACACTTCGTCAAAAGAAAAATTTTTCATCATAATGCTTTCAACTGTGTTGCTGTATTTTTCACTACAAAGGCAAAGATGTGATTTACTAGGGTTAGAATTGCAATTACACATAGCCATGGTTTCACTTCTCTGCATGCTGTGTGTGTGCACAGCAATGATCTGCAACATCCAATTGCTTTGCTGACAACCATTGATCAGTTCCGTGCATTGCATGATCTGCCAAGCTCACCTTCTTCTCTTACCCAAAACCAAAACATATTATCTACTCACATTTCACCTATCATTTTCCTTCCCGCCATTCCTTGCACCTTAGCTTTCAAGTTACACCCTGTCCGATGCCTTAAGAAAAGGTCTTCCATCCCTGCAACTAAAGTGGCAATAAACACTCTGGCAAAGGCTTGAAGATCACAGCTACATTTAACAGCAGCACATTGATTAATCCTGGTGTGCAGCGGAACTGGGAACTAATACTACAATGAACGAGCAACCCACCCAGTCAAGTTGATCCAGCCACCAACACCATGAAACCACTCCCTAGTGCACAGTGCAATTTAAAGAAAAAGCTACTGTGTGCAGAAAAACCATGACGCACCGCAGCACGAAATAACTACTAATTTCTCCATCCGAAATGACAAGCCTTACGAAGTTCTTTTCCCAGCATAGGGACGCACTTCCTTAGTGCATCTGAACACCTGCTGGTTACGAGTGCAAGTGCATATGAAACAAGCAAGATAACAAGGGGCAAACCTTGCACCAGCGCCAGAAAAAGCAGCAGTAAATCCGCAGGACGTACCTTTCACGGCTGCGgctcttcctctttctctctggACTGTGTGTTCTAGAACGCCGCCGGCTTCGGCTGCGGCTGCGACTCTTCTTACGTGGCGGTGGTGACCTCCTCTTGCTCAGGCTTCTTTTCCGAGGGCTCCTGCTCTTCTTACGCAATCGTTCAGCACTCCGCCTGCGTTGCAGTTCCATGGCCCGACTCCAGCTTCGTCGTGCACGGCTCCTGCTACGCCTCCTTTCTCGGCTCCGGCTCCTCCGCCTGTCTCGGCTCCGACTCGGACTCTTCTTGTCGcgactcctcctcctctctcGGCTGCGGCCGCGCTTCCTGTCCCGGATGGGGCTAATCTTCTTGTCTCTACTGCGGCTCCTCCTCCTGTCTCGGCTACGGCTCCTACGCCTATCTCTGCTTATGCTTCGCTTCTTCTCTCGACTGCGGCTTCTCTTCTTCTCCCGACTACGGCTCCTCTTCTTGTCGCGGCTGCGGCTTCTCCTTTTATCTCTGCTACGACTCCTTCGTTTATCACGACTGTGACTCCTCTTCTTTTCTCGGCTGGGACTTCGTTTTTTCTCTCGGCTTCGGCTTCTTTTCTTCTCCCTGCTGCGGCGACTTCTATCTCGACTAGGGCTCGTTCTCCTCTCGCGACTTTTGCTCCTTTTCTTCTCTCGGCTCACGCTTCTCTTTTTTTCGCGACTATGACTCCTCTTTTTTTCCCTGCTACGACTGGGACTTGGTTTCTTCTCTCGACTTTTGCTTCTCTTCTTTTCTCTGCTCCGGCTTCTTTTCTTGACTTGGCCTTGGCTTTTTTTCTCTGGGCTTTCATCTCGCATCTCCACACCGGGGCTGTCTGGAGAGGTGCTTCTGCTTTTGCTCGGATCTTTAGAAGTGTGTCTCTCATGACTTCGACTCCTGCTTGACGATGAAGACTGCTTCCTTGTCCTAGCTTTTTCAATGGAGGATGTGCTTGACGGACTCCTGCTGCGGCTCTTGCGTCCACTGTCTGAAGTACTCCTGGTGTCATCATTGCAGCTGCCTTCTCTAGCTTTGTCGACTGTCATCGTGCTTGGCTTCTTTATACCGCTGTCATCTGTGCAGGCCACTGGACATTGCTCAGAGGATGAATTCTCTTCATTCAACTTATCTGTGTGCAAGGTTCCAGAAAGTGGCCTGCTTTTGGGTTGCCCTTCTGGATCTCCAGGGCTGCCAGTTGAGCTCGACACTGCGCTTTCACCGCTTGGGATGATTAACTTCTCATTGTGTGCCTTGTCTTCTTTATTTGTACTTTTTTCTTGTCGGTCTTGCTTCGGTTCTGGACTTCTGCGCGTTTTGCTGCCCTGGGAAGCTCCGAGACTGGCAGACTGACTTTCGCTACTCACCACCAAGGTGTCCTTAACTGAGCAAATGCTCTCTTTAGAGCTACTGCTGCTCACAACAGGAGCGCCAAGTGCCTTACCATCTGGTTTCGTTTTCATTGGTGAGCAACCATCAGAGCCAGCCTGCACATGCTGCTCATCATCCATTTCATCATCAGAGTGCTGCACTTCCATGACTGCTGGGGAAGTGCTGGCTTCACTTGGGGGAAGCGGCCCATATGGGGCATCCTTGAGTTTATCCTTGCTCCCTAATGTTTCAGAGGATGCAAGCTTTTGAAGTTCTTTCTCTTTGCCACTATCTGCGCAATAATCACCCTTGCCATCTGTGTCAGGCTTACTAGTGTCAGACATCATCGGTGATGCCACCCTGTTGTCTTCAGGCTTATCCTCCTCAGAGTCCACGCTTTCAGCATCACTTTCCCTGCGCTGTCTTTTTTTGATTGGCGAAGATGGCTTCATTGTGCTTTTTCTTTCAGGGCTGCTCTCGGACTCACTGCTAAGCTCGTTCTTGTATCCCTTCAGGATCAGGCATCCCCTAGGCATTTCTTTGTCCCTAGATCTCCTCCTGCTTGAGTCTCTGCCCCTGCTCTGGCTTCGCTGAGGGCGCATCCTCTCTCTGCTTCGGCTATGTCTCTTGGATTGGTCGCGGCTGTGGCTCCTGCGAGACCTGCTGCCACTTCTCCTTCGAGACGACCGCACTCCACTGCGCACTGCACTACTACGCCGTTCACGGCTCTTGCTTCTCTTCCGGTCTCGGCTTCGGCTCCTCCTCCTATCACGGCTTTTGCTTCTTCTCCGGTCTCGACTCTTGCTCCTTTTTCGTTCACGGCTTTTGCTCCTTTGTCGTTCCCGGCTCCTGCTTCTCTTTCTATCTCGACTTTTGCTCCTTTTCCTGTCCCGACTCTTGCTTCTCTTTCGTTCTCGATTTTTGCTTGGTCTTCTTTCGCGACTCTTGCTTCTCCTCCGCTTGCGGCTTGGGCTTCCCTTTCTATCACGACTATGGCTTCTACATTTGTCCCGACTCTTGCTTCTTCTGTCACGGCTTTTACTCCGCCTCTTGTCACGGCTCTTGCTCCTCTTACGGTCATGACTCTTGCTCTGCTTTCTGTCTGGGCTCACGCTCTTCTTCCTAGCACGACTGTCACGTGCACTGCGGTCTGGGCTTGCACTGCCACGTCTATCATGACTCTCActctttgtcttctttttctccAAGTCCGTACGGTCATCCTTGCGCAGCCGCTTGCTGTCATTGCTTGGGCTTTGAGATTCACTACTTCGTGATCGCTTTACGGTTTCTCGGTCCCCACTACAGCTTCTAGACATGCGAGAGTTCAATCTTTCCTTGCTACTGCTTCGACTTCGCCGCTCTGCTGGAGAAGAGCTTCTGGATGAGCTCCCAGACTCATTGGTGTCCTTGGTGTTCTCTGCAGCGCCTACATCTGGAGCTGTATCTGCATTTTTGGACTCCTTGGTGGGAGATGAAGGGACTGATTGACTTCCAGTTAAGCCAACAACCTTGGAAGCAGCACCACTTGAGTCCACTGAGTCCGACCCCCGGGGTGGACTTTGCTGCGGCTCCATTACATGTGGGGGCTTTTCTTGTGTGACTGGCGGAATAGCACCAGGGCCAGCTTGACCGTGCCCTGGCATACCCACACAGGGTGACGTGACATGTACTGGCATCACAGTAGCCGAATACAATGCCCCACCGTGCACATTTACAGGTGGCGGCACAGTCGTGAGAGACATTTGTGGCAGTAGCTTTGCTGAAAGATCAGGAAAAGCAGGTTGCTCAGCCACCTTTGCAGCAGGGCTTGCCAAAACAGACAGCTCTTCAGCTTTGTTTGTGGCCTTGCTGGGAGCACTCAATGGAGGATCAGTGGATGGCTGCACTGTAGCCATGACAGCACCAACTCCATCCTGCTTAACCTGCGAGAGACCCTTTTGCACTGCTGACTCATTTGAACTGACCTCTCTAACAAAAGGCCTGACTTGCCCTACGGGCTTAGTTACTTCAGGCTTCACCCATGGCTGTGGTGGCGGCTGTGCTTCATTATAATTCCAAGGAATTGCAGCTCTAACAGGAGTTGCCTTCTTTGACGTCTCTTCAGGTGTGGCAACCTTCTGTGGTTGCACACATTGCTGTGAGGTCCTGGTTTCAGTTTGATGCGGAGAAGTGTTGGAGGGCAAGCACTGATTTTCTCCAGAAGGAAGGTTCTGATTGAGGCTGTCCTCTACTTCTAGCACTCCACCGGAGGATGGCGAGTCTGAAATGTCCATGTCCTCTAGCAGAGTGTCTTCTGACTGGGCCACAGGCTCTGCTGGAAGCGGCACTGCATCAAGGCTACTGGTAGCTGGCTGGTGTTTCGAAGTCTTGCCAGCAACACCTGAGCATGTCTCGGGCTGCAAAACTTTTGAAGTTGGTTCAGCTCTCTCAGGACTTGGTTCCTCATCAAAACTAGCTTCTTCCTCAAACGGTCCGTAAAGAACTACCTGGTTTTTGCCAGCATCAGTGGAACTTTCTTTGTCACTCACTTTGTCCCTTTTAGCTTTCTCTTCTCCAGACTTTGTCTGTTTTTGTTTACTGTCTGCATCCACAGAACTTGCACTGCTCTTATCAGATGCTGGAGCCCTTACACTGGAAGTCTTCTCCTCCCTGCTTTTATCTCTGTCATCAGACTTGCCATCATCTGAAGAATTCCTTTCGCCACTTTTCGAATGTCGTGAAGTGCGCCTTTCTTTGCTCACTGAACGCTTACGGCTGCGACTACGACTTTTCCTCTCTCCTTTAGGGCTTCGACTTTTTCTGACATGCTTTTTATCTCGACTAGTACTTCGTCGAGATTGCTTAGAGCTAGGGCTTTGACTACGGCGACCTCGCTGCCTACTTTCTGACCTTTTTCGGCTTTGACTACGCCTCGGTGGTGTTCTACCTCGGCTGTGCTTGCTTCCCGACCCCCTTCGACTATGGCTTGGGCTAGGGCTGCGACGATTTTCAGAACGCCTTGGGCTGCGGCTGCGACGACCTTCGGAACGCCTCGGGCTACGGCTGCGATGACCTTCAGTACGCCTCGGGCTGCGGTTGCGAAGACCTTCAGACCGTCTCGGGCTACGGCAGCGAAGACTTTCATTACGTCTTGGGCTACGACTGTGATGACCTCCAGACCGCCTTGGGCTGCGACTGCGGCCAGTCCTCAATCTTGCGGGGCTACGGCTCTGCTGGCTGCGACTTCGGCCGCGACGCTGGCTTCTACTGGGACTCGACCTTTTCGGACTACGAGAATGATCTCGTGATCGGTCATATTTTCTATCATCTCTGCTCTTGCTCCTTTCTCGTCTCAAATCCTTGCTTTGGGTGTCATGCCGGCTTCTGCTGGAACTACGTGCCCTGTTCTGCCTGGAATGGCGAGGGCTCGCCCCGTGCGATGGGCTTCGGCTTCGACTTCTGCTCTGCTTGTCTTGGTCATCCTCGGACGATTCAGATGAGCCAGACGACCGACAGCGCTTTGTCCTGTAGCTTCGCCCTTTCTTTTTCGTTGGTTTTTTAGATGACTCTGCTTCTGAAGTATGGCTAGCAGGCTCTGCTGCGGACGCATTTTTGTGGTCATCGTCAGAGTCCGAGCTACTTGAAGCGCGGTTGCT
This window contains:
- the LOC135916113 gene encoding serine/arginine repetitive matrix protein 2-like isoform X3, which gives rise to MEDISLPHDTRVEDILADYFTKKIEGKDAEAKEKRSDSQHSSKSKKSKKRKHKKKKKHKSRKAHSGNEEDEPARSSADECWVEVTVGNGKENSAKDKSDSTDKEPKKKLKSKSKRKDTSASSNTDAVAGQDMPKGDKDGACKDDDHSSKGGSDQKEPTSKDNVKQQAERSGRSSRKSSSSTSPAKSNRASSSSDSDDDHKNASAAEPASHTSEAESSKKPTKKKGRSYRTKRCRSSGSSESSEDDQDKQSRSRSRSPSHGASPRHSRQNRARSSSRSRHDTQSKDLRRERSKSRDDRKYDRSRDHSRSPKRSSPSRSQRRGRSRSQQSRSPARLRTGRSRSPRRSGGHHSRSPRRNESLRCRSPRRSEGLRNRSPRRTEGHRSRSPRRSEGRRSRSPRRSENRRSPSPSHSRRGSGSKHSRGRTPPRRSQSRKRSESRQRGRRSQSPSSKQSRRSTSRDKKHVRKSRSPKGERKSRSRSRKRSVSKERRTSRHSKSGERNSSDDGKSDDRDKSREEKTSSVRAPASDKSSASSVDADSKQKQTKSGEEKAKRDKVSDKESSTDAGKNQVVLYGPFEEEASFDEEPSPERAEPTSKVLQPETCSGVAGKTSKHQPATSSLDAVPLPAEPVAQSEDTLLEDMDISDSPSSGGVLEVEDSLNQNLPSGENQCLPSNTSPHQTETRTSQQCVQPQKVATPEETSKKATPVRAAIPWNYNEAQPPPQPWVKPEVTKPVGQVRPFVREVSSNESAVQKGLSQVKQDGVGAVMATVQPSTDPPLSAPSKATNKAEELSVLASPAAKVAEQPAFPDLSAKLLPQMSLTTVPPPVNVHGGALYSATVMPVHVTSPCVGMPGHGQAGPGAIPPVTQEKPPHVMEPQQSPPRGSDSVDSSGAASKVVGLTGSQSVPSSPTKESKNADTAPDVGAAENTKDTNESGSSSRSSSPAERRSRSSSKERLNSRMSRSCSGDRETVKRSRSSESQSPSNDSKRLRKDDRTDLEKKKTKSESHDRRGSASPDRSARDSRARKKSVSPDRKQSKSHDRKRSKSRDKRRSKSRDRRSKSRDKCRSHSRDRKGSPSRKRRRSKSRERRPSKNRERKRSKSRDRKRSKSRDRKRSRSRERQRSKSRERKRSKSRDRRRSKSRDRRRSRSRDRKRSKSRERRSSAVRSGVRSSRRRSGSRSRRSHSRDQSKRHSRSRERMRPQRSQSRGRDSSRRRSRDKEMPRGCLILKGYKNELSSESESSPERKSTMKPSSPIKKRQRRESDAESVDSEEDKPEDNRVASPMMSDTSKPDTDGKGDYCADSGKEKELQKLASSETLGSKDKLKDAPYGPLPPSEASTSPAVMEVQHSDDEMDDEQHVQAGSDGCSPMKTKPDGKALGAPVVSSSSSKESICSVKDTLVVSSESQSASLGASQGSKTRRSPEPKQDRQEKSTNKEDKAHNEKLIIPSGESAVSSSTGSPGDPEGQPKSRPLSGTLHTDKLNEENSSSEQCPVACTDDSGIKKPSTMTVDKAREGSCNDDTRSTSDSGRKSRSRSPSSTSSIEKARTRKQSSSSSRSRSHERHTSKDPSKSRSTSPDSPGVEMRDESPEKKSQGQVKKRSRSREKKRSKSREKKPSPSRSREKKRSHSREKKRSVSREKKRSKSRERRTSPSRDRSRRSREKKRSRSREKKRSPSREKKRSHSRDKRRSRSRDKRRSRSRDKKRSRSREKKRSRSREKKRSISRDRRRSRSRDRRRSRSRDKKISPIRDRKRGRSRERRRSRDKKSPSRSRDRRRSRSRERRRSRSRARRSWSRAMELQRRRSAERLRKKSRSPRKRSLSKRRSPPPRKKSRSRSRSRRRSRTHSPERKRKSRSRERMLPQGHSNQQGVLLSHRNRESREPSVVKVDKAQLLEAARKNMQAMLQRGVVAKGLPVAAAAAVNATVKVVAAAVAAAAADPKSSLAARLDVGASATSTPPSEAPVLPLALSGDGTGPSVTLGITEEPPKVKRSLAALTEICKAISDEEKREYAGEVEPKTAEEVAEEFQQTHHHPFKLKEPPPPIRFNIPNATNLPVKTLAEKVADAAHLHKQFPVSSGNQHRVKELEWVPVEKTEPAPKAARAAAAKSRAAPPKEGGTSSPLALMPPPSPSPTTDTFSPLPTVATPPVFQVEEVPLPVSSAVISSTVMEPPDPAPDSLDIATIMSRRIEAMKALKENPMDLEAMKVYHDCHKEFQAWIASKQEPGQYTGSIDFKPLTPDELSGPTPAWVKKDQFMKAAPLTEGIGMHLLRKMGWTPGEGLGKNKEGALEPLLPSIKTDKRGLVSELETKRPPVSEHQDLGGKHPVSALTELCIKSRWGPPEFSLVGESGPDHKKTFLFKVKVNGVEYQPQEYSANKKHAKAQAAMLCLQKKGIIGRNYFQGPAGQLSMMMPQQDIDLMY